The nucleotide sequence CTCCATTGAAAGAGTTTGAACTTGAGCTCTCATGAGAGAAGCTTCTAGACAAAatgaaattggggaaaaagatATTCACCTTCTATTCATTAGAGATAAGTTTTATACACGTGAGAAGAAAAGAGTAAAAATGCTAATTACAAAAATACCCCTGTAACTAACTCAACTAATAACTTCCCAAGTCTAACAACTAACTAATCAACAACATGACATAAATAACTATACCACTACAATTGATAATACTCAATTAATCTAAATAACATTAATTATAAATAgataacaaaattaaaaatagagAGCTAGTGTGATGGAGCAATAGTTACACGGAAGGTCTAAAAATTATCCCTAGTAAGAAACGATTCTAGAAGATTAGAATTTATCTACATCCCTTTACCTCACTCCATTTTAGCCTCCTTAAAGACAAAAGTAATGTAATTTTTATGTCTATAGaacctaataaaagaaaataaaacaactaTCAAAAGTATTGAACTTTGCAATATTAGAATCTGAAAGTCGTCAGTCAGAGCAAGAGACATAGGGGGTTGAAGGGAGTGGGAGACAGACAAGGATTATACAAAAGAGTGAAGACTTAAAATGCATTCTCATATTAGAATGATATATCAAAAGTATCTCGATCGTCAGATTAAGCAAAACAAATTCTATCCAAGGTATGTTGACTGACATATAAAATATGCCAAACGGATAGCTTAATAAACATTCAAATAAAGTGCAGTCTTGAAAGTAATAAGTAGTAGAGTTTAATAACTGGGCCTTAAAACTAGCTACACAGTCGCCTAAGCCACTTGTTCAAGTTCAAACGTTAGCCTCCTTCCATCCACATTTTATATAGCCTGAACAGCAACCATAGGATCTTTACACCCTTCCTTAGCATCTGTGAAGGAATAGGAGAAAATTGTTAGCATATGCAATTCAAGTTCAAAAGGAACTTTAATATCTCACAAACATCTACACTGATCTTCAAAGTATTCAtcaaagtatataaaaacttcactTACAGCCATATGAGTAGTAGGCAGTGAAATAGATCACAGACCCGTGAACCACCAAACATGTTAAGATAGCCCATATCAATTGGCAGTTATACTTTTTCAACTCAGTTATACCGGCAGAATCCACTATCACTTTTGCCCGCATTTTCACCAAATCCGCCAACTCTTGAGGGTGTAAGAGGTCAGTGCTCTCATTAAGACGACCCAGATTATGTGCGGTTTGCCGAGCATCCTCTGATGTCCAAATGGCATTTGCTCTAACTGCGAGCTCCTCCTTCCTTCCATCCAGAATATCCATAGCAGGATGCTTTCGCTTAAATTTGATCCTTAATACCCTATAGGCCATAAGGAACGCCacaatgaaagaaataagtgTCAGTGTTGTGAATGTAGCAATAGCTGTACAAGGAAGCTTCGGGTTGAAGATTAGCCCCCCTCCAGTGAACAATAGAACAAAGCTGATCTGATTAGTGAATGCATTGAAAATGTCTTTAGCTCGTTTCTCTAGCTCCATTATATCCGACTGAAGTTTAGTCCTTTCTTCTTCCAAAGGAATCAAAGCTGTAACATTTTCTGCCAGGGCCCTAAGAGGAGGACGTGGAGGTGGAGCATCAACTACACATAATTAAACAGCATCAATGAGAATTGAATAAAAACATAGGAAGATGAGATCATGAGACAAAATTCATAAGCAAAACAAGGATTAGAATTTAAACCATCTACTACCAAAAAAGAGAGattaacaaataataaattaATCCTGCCAAACCATAAATAAGAAAGGAGACATGTATCCCATATTCAAAATACTGCATGGTTCCATTTTCAAAAGAGAAATACATGATTAATGGCCTCAAGTGTGATGATGTGGTACAAGTGCAACAAGTATAAGATATTCAGCTCAACTTAGCTTGATGTTGGCACAGTGAAACGACAATGAAAATAGTCAGATTTCAAGATGATCATGCACACAATGTTAGAGATGATATAAAGTTTGGGATTACATGAGCTCAAGTCTTGGACAAGTGTCCACTGAAGCACATAAGTAGCACTTAACACATGTCTTCCTTAGTAGTAGGATTTAGCTTTTCATTTACTTGTACCTAGTTTCAATTACTTAATGTCAAATTACATAAATCTGATAGTTAGGCAGGGGCCCAATATATAGTCATTGCCACGTGTATGGATGGCAATTAACAAGCTCAGCTCATGTAAGGAGGTGATTAATTATCAAAGGCAATACAAGTTTCACTCACAAACTCAGGGCATAAATACATAACAAAGAAAGGCAATCATACTCAATTACTCTGCTTGATACAATATAATTCTGAAACATTATTGCATGGTAGCCAAAAACATTATTAATTCTAATGTAATTCAAAAGATATAAGTATGAAATATTTATGCCTAATACCATGAAATGTAACTTTTTACTCATAGGTTTATCCTACTAGAAAGTactattttaatttttcaaaaagcCACACACTGGTgatacaacaaattcaaataTTGGAAAACATGTTCCATTCACGGCAATACGTACAGTAAGCACTGACTTacagaaatcatccataaatttCAGTTTATTATCTCTCGATGGAATTGAATATATTGGTTCAACTCACATACTGAAAAAGACATGCATTCAGAGTTCAGACTCAAAGACGCATTATAGGTTTGAAAGTTTTTGATACTTCATTTAATCCTGCTACAGacatttttctcctctttttagTGTTCCTATGAACCAACTTTCACCAGAACTCATCTCTTACTTTCAATCAAAACATAGGTAGCACTgtaatactttttctttttttgcctaCCTGCTGTACATTTCCTCCTCTCTAATTGAAACTCTtggttttttacttttttattttacaGAATGAGATTTATTTTATACTTTTACACCCAAATACATGCATATAAATCTGGAAATGACCATACCCATTTTAACAAAATATCAAGACATTCAAAGATACATCAGATGAATGCAGCAGTTGAAATATGTTACAAAAAGACCTATCAACACAAAGATATATCTATAGACTAAAATATGGGAGCATGGCGCTCAGTAAATCGAACAGCTTAAACATGACCTAGAAAAGTCACCCAACCATAAGGAATGTGAGttttcaatttataaattaaacAAACCCTCCGTATTGCATTGCAGGACCTAAACaagtgaaagaaaatatatttaaatacagcaaaagaaaaactttaaTGCAGCAGCACAGGGAGAATGAAAACTAAAACTTCTCCATTAAAACATTTAGAAAACCCCTTTAACACCTTGAAGCAAGCAGACTCAAAAAAATGctttgaagaagaaataagagcATGAgagaaggtatatatatatatatatagaaacaaACACAAGTATCATGAGAGCAAATGCTGAGTTTAAACTAAGATTTAGAGAAACATGAGAAAAACATTGTATTATGTGTAGAACAACTTTTTTTTTATCATGAAATGCAGTATACAAAGAAAAGGCAAGAAACACCTTGATTCGGAAGCGGAAGACCTTGAATCGGAAGAAGTGGACGACCCAACATTTTTTGTGTTTCCTCTGAAAAATAAATGGCCAAGGAATCTGAATACTACTGTTTGCTCTAAGAGGTCAACAAAAAGGTGAAGGACTAGCTAGCAGTTATATACTTCACGGGGACGCTAAAATGCGCTGATTGTACATTAGTGGGAAAATGGACACGCCGCTGAACCCTAAAGCTTGCAAATAAAGTTAGTTACAAGTAATATCTACTATTAAACTATATTAGAATTATGGAAAGTTCACATAAGTCCCTAGTTATAGGCTCTATATTTTTACATAACCTAACTACTAATTATATACTCTTCGTTCATTTTTACTTGGCATGTATACTAAAAGTGACAATATTAGTATCAGCAAAGAAATCATatgaaaaataggaacaacataaaatttagaagaaagaggcaaagcaaaagcgatagctagtaaatagttCATGTGCTAAAAAgtgaaatagtaagacacaacattgccactaactatcttagacaaaaaccctaccagactgGTCTCGCAATGGTACAAAGAAGGAAAGACTcaaactacctcctaacctataaACCTAATACTAGACCTCCACATCTCCCTATCCAGTGTCATGTTCTCGAAAATCTGAAGCCtcgtcatatcctgcctgatcacctttccccaatacttcttaggtcgccctctacttcttctcgtgccctccacaaccagttGCTCACATCTCCTTACTGgcgcatctgggcttctcctctgaacatgctCGAATCATCTGAGTTTcgtttcccgcatcttgtcatcaatgggagccataTGTACCTTATCCCGAatattatcattcctaatcttatccatcctagtgtgcccgcatatccacctcagcatcctcatttctgctactttcatcttctggatatatGAGTTTTTTACAtgccaacactcaaccccatacatcatggccggtctaacaaCCGCTTTATAAATTTACCTTTGAGTAACGGTGACACTCTCTTATCATGGCCAATACGATGTGtaacatcctcatcgatctcccctccccctggataaccgacccaaggtacttgaagctgcctctacttgggatgacctgtgattcaagcctcacatccacgtccacttcccccggctcagtGCTGAACTTATGGATATCATGGTATAttaatatggatatgatgataaattatgcactttatttattatttcttaaggagtGTGAAAAGTTAAAACGTgctaagtaaaagtgaacggagggagtagtaattTACTACTCTctctgtttcaaattagatgaggtagtttgacttggCATGGATTTCAAGAGatgaaattttttgaaacttgtggtcttgaagcttaaggggtaaaagttttgtggggctatgacatttgtgtggttataaaaacttctcgttaatgataaaatgggtaaaatgaagagtttaaagttgaattatttccaaatttagaaatatatcatttattttagaaaagactaaaaaggaaagtacatCACTAATAAAATTACAAATATGCTAGTTATGCCGGCCCTATTTGGTTCACAAAATTGCATCAAAATTGGGTTGGGTTTGTGCGGATCACCCTTTTAACGTATAAATTGTAGTTTTCGAGTTTATACGTTTAAATGATGTATGAAtcaatttataaattttaaacatCAAGATCATatttataaagatttaaatataGTTTCCTACTCGCTAAACAATCGCTAAAGACTACTCCACTTATCCATTGGCATTTGATTTCTTCCAATTAAAGTACAAACAAGTTTTAGTTTGTACAGTCgtttatgttttttattttattttcaaaattatatta is from Nicotiana tabacum cultivar K326 chromosome 18, ASM71507v2, whole genome shotgun sequence and encodes:
- the LOC142172803 gene encoding uncharacterized protein LOC142172803, producing the protein MLGRPLLPIQGLPLPNQVDAPPPRPPLRALAENVTALIPLEEERTKLQSDIMELEKRAKDIFNAFTNQISFVLLFTGGGLIFNPKLPCTAIATFTTLTLISFIVAFLMAYRVLRIKFKRKHPAMDILDGRKEELAVRANAIWTSEDARQTAHNLGRLNESTDLLHPQELADLVKMRAKVIVDSAGITELKKYNCQLIWAILTCLVVHGSVIYFTAYYSYGYAKEGCKDPMVAVQAI